The nucleotide window GAAATGCACTACCCGTTAGAGAGAATCGTTCTTTTGAAAGAAGGGTCAAAAATAGACATTCTAGAAGCAAACATAAAACCTTTACTAACTATAAACCAACTTATTAAACCTTAACTTAATGACATTGGGGGCCCGCCAAATAAAAGAAAGGAATGGGTACAAAAAAAACGGACCACCGTACAAAGTGATCCGTTTGAGGAGGAAGATGGAGTTAAACCAGAAGCTTTTCGCCGTGGAATTTGAGGTAATAATTTACCAAACCATCGATAGGGCGCTGAATAATATTGCCTACCGTGATGCCCAATTCGGCTGCTGCTTCTTTTAAAATGTCATCAAAATAAAAGGCGACACTTCCGATGAAATGAACCGGAACTTCCTTATAATATTTGAAACACATGACATGAATTCGCATAAACTCTTTCATTCCGTTGTAAACCATTTCGCGAATAAAAGGATCGTCGCGGTGATCGCTTACAAAACGCATGAAGGAGGCTAAATACACATTGGCGTGGGGCTTGCGGTAAACGTTTTCGAAAATTTCATTCTTGCCAATTTTATAACGTTCTTGAAACGCTTCTTCGAGGTTCTTGGGCAATTTTTTATACAGAAACAACTTTAATATTTGCTTTCCATAATAGCTTCCACTTCCTTCATCTCCAAGTATATATGCAAGTGCTGGTACGTCTTCACTAACTATATCTCCATCGAAAAAGCAGGAGTTAGAACCGGTACCTAGGATGCAGGAAATAGCGGGGCGACCATCGTAAGTTGCGAATGCGGAAGCCACCAAATCGTGGTCAACATAAACATGGGCATTCGGGAAAACATCTTCCAGGGCTCGCTCTACAATGGTTTTCATTTCTTTGCTTGAACATCCGGCTCCGAAAAAGAACACAAATTTCACTTGATCGGCAAATTGGAAAAGAGCGGAATTTTTGATTTCTCCGGCAATGAGATTGCGGTCGTGGAAAAATGGGTTAAAGCCCATAGTGCTAAATCCTTGTTGGTTTTTGTTTTGGTCTACCAGCATCCAATCGCATTTGGTAGAGCCACTGTCGGCTACGAGAAGCATTATTTTAGTTGGTTATTTATGGTGGGTAATTGGGTTGAGTTAATTTGTAAGGGGTTAAAGGTATCTATTTCTTTTAGGGATAGGGGCTAAGGGCTTGGTTAATTTATAAGAGGTAATCTGTTGAAAGAAAGTTAGATAAACGGCTGTCTAAAATGGTTTCGAAGATTTTTTTATTTTGGTCGTTATCCTTGGTAGCCACCATGGTACGGATGCTAAAAACCCGGAGAGCATCAACTACGCTGAGGGTTCCTTCGGCCGAATCTTTTCTGCCGTTGAATGGGAAAACATCGGGTCCACGCTGACATTGGCTGTTTACATTCACTCTGCAAACCTGGTTTACTAATTGGTCTATAAGTCCGGAAATTTCTCCGGTATTGGAGCCAAAAATACTCACTTGTTGTCCATAAGGTGAATCTACCATGTATTCGATGGGTTCAGAAATATCGTCGAATTCGAGGATTGGAATAACAGGGCCAAATTGTTCTTCGTGGTATATTTTCATGTCCTTATTAACCGGAAAAAGTACCGCGGGATAGAAGAAGGAATGATCTATTTGTCCACCATGCTCATTGATGACTTTAG belongs to Bacteroidia bacterium and includes:
- a CDS encoding ATPase; its protein translation is MLLVADSGSTKCDWMLVDQNKNQQGFSTMGFNPFFHDRNLIAGEIKNSALFQFADQVKFVFFFGAGCSSKEMKTIVERALEDVFPNAHVYVDHDLVASAFATYDGRPAISCILGTGSNSCFFDGDIVSEDVPALAYILGDEGSGSYYGKQILKLFLYKKLPKNLEEAFQERYKIGKNEIFENVYRKPHANVYLASFMRFVSDHRDDPFIREMVYNGMKEFMRIHVMCFKYYKEVPVHFIGSVAFYFDDILKEAAAELGITVGNIIQRPIDGLVNYYLKFHGEKLLV